In Streptomyces durocortorensis, a genomic segment contains:
- a CDS encoding nucleotidyl transferase AbiEii/AbiGii toxin family protein, which translates to MNLTELHRRLLADVLDVGGVYPLALTGGYAVQAHGLVDRLSQDLDVATENPDRMEDIAAVVRTGLEQRGWCVEALETDPLSARLMVTDPASREECEVDILKEALWRPPVQTEHGLVLSLEDVVGTKVRALADRGLARDLIDVRAGTDRWSPVELEELGRRHARDSFDLTELQARLVGADWIDDTEFAAYGLDDREIVELRQWAQIWADDIGERLHELEAPHEE; encoded by the coding sequence GTGAACCTCACGGAGCTGCACCGCCGCTTGCTCGCGGACGTGCTCGACGTGGGTGGCGTCTACCCTCTTGCGCTCACCGGCGGCTACGCGGTTCAGGCGCACGGCCTGGTCGACCGGCTCAGCCAGGACCTGGATGTCGCGACCGAGAACCCGGATCGTATGGAGGACATCGCGGCTGTCGTGCGCACCGGACTGGAGCAGCGCGGATGGTGCGTCGAAGCCCTGGAGACGGACCCGCTGTCCGCACGTCTGATGGTTACCGACCCCGCCAGCCGTGAAGAGTGCGAGGTCGACATCCTCAAGGAAGCACTCTGGCGGCCACCCGTACAGACTGAGCACGGCTTGGTGCTGTCCCTCGAAGATGTCGTCGGGACCAAGGTCCGGGCCTTGGCCGATCGCGGGCTCGCCAGGGATCTGATCGATGTGCGGGCCGGCACCGACCGCTGGAGCCCCGTGGAACTCGAAGAACTCGGTCGCCGCCATGCCCGCGATTCCTTCGATCTCACCGAGCTTCAAGCTCGACTGGTCGGAGCCGACTGGATCGACGACACGGAATTCGCCGCCTACGGACTCGACGACCGGGAGATCGTCGAGCTGAGGCAGTGGGCGCAGATCTGGGCCGACGACATTGGGGAAAGGCTGCACGAGTTGGAGGCTCCGCACGAGGAGTGA
- a CDS encoding DEAD/DEAH box helicase, translated as MNRERTPRSNDRFSRTRSGGAPRHSGGERRAAGFGGGPRRSGGSGGSGGSGGSGRSGGYGRRSASGVKGEFALPVTVTPALPAAETFGELEMPAPLKAALVAEGMTVPFPIQAATLPNSLAGRDVLGRGRTGSGKTLAFGLALLARTAGRRADAKRPLALVLVPTRELAQQVTDALTPYARSLKLRIATVVGGMSIGRQASALRGGAEVVVATPGRLKDLIERGDCKLDRVTITVLDEADQMADMGFMPQVTELLDQVNPDGQRMLFSATLDRNVDLLVRRYLNDPVVHSVDPAAGAVTTMEHHVLYVQGSDKYATTTEIAARDGSVIMFLDTKHAVDKLTDHLLQSGVRAAALHGGKSQPQRTRTLERFKTGHVTVLVATNVAARGIHVDNLDLVVNVDPPSDHKDYLHRGGRTARAGESGSVVTLVLPNQRREMSRLMADAGITPQIAQVRSGEAELSRITGAQAPSGVPVVITAPPKERGSRGGGAFMGRGTKRGGGAPARSRRPDLPTREARAAAAQRRSNRAA; from the coding sequence ATGAATCGCGAACGTACGCCCCGCTCGAACGACCGCTTCTCCCGCACCCGCTCCGGCGGCGCCCCCCGGCACTCCGGCGGTGAGCGCCGGGCCGCGGGCTTCGGCGGCGGACCCAGGCGGTCCGGCGGCTCCGGCGGCTCCGGCGGATCGGGCGGCTCCGGCCGGTCCGGTGGCTACGGCCGCCGCTCCGCGTCCGGGGTGAAGGGCGAGTTCGCTCTGCCCGTGACCGTCACCCCGGCCCTCCCCGCCGCCGAGACCTTCGGTGAGCTGGAGATGCCCGCTCCGCTGAAGGCGGCGCTCGTCGCCGAGGGCATGACCGTGCCCTTCCCGATCCAGGCGGCCACCCTGCCCAACTCGCTGGCCGGCCGGGACGTCCTGGGCCGCGGCCGCACCGGCTCGGGCAAGACGCTGGCCTTCGGGCTCGCCCTGCTGGCCCGCACCGCGGGCCGCCGCGCCGACGCCAAGCGCCCGCTCGCCCTGGTCCTCGTCCCCACCCGGGAGCTGGCCCAGCAGGTCACCGACGCGCTCACCCCGTACGCCCGATCGCTCAAGCTCCGCATCGCCACCGTCGTCGGCGGGATGTCCATCGGCCGCCAGGCCAGTGCGCTGCGCGGCGGCGCCGAAGTCGTCGTCGCCACCCCGGGCCGTCTCAAGGACCTCATCGAGCGCGGCGACTGCAAGCTGGACCGCGTCACCATCACCGTCCTCGACGAGGCCGACCAGATGGCCGACATGGGCTTCATGCCGCAGGTCACCGAGCTGCTCGACCAGGTGAACCCGGACGGGCAGCGGATGCTGTTCTCGGCCACCCTGGACCGCAACGTCGACCTGCTGGTGCGGCGTTACCTGAACGACCCGGTCGTGCACTCCGTCGACCCGGCCGCCGGTGCGGTGACGACGATGGAGCACCACGTCCTGTACGTCCAGGGCTCCGACAAGTACGCCACCACGACGGAGATCGCGGCCCGCGACGGCAGTGTGATCATGTTCCTGGACACCAAGCACGCGGTGGACAAGCTCACCGACCACCTGCTGCAGAGCGGGGTCCGGGCGGCGGCGCTGCACGGCGGCAAGTCGCAGCCGCAGCGCACCCGCACCCTGGAGCGGTTCAAGACCGGGCACGTCACGGTCCTCGTCGCCACGAACGTCGCGGCGCGCGGCATCCACGTCGACAACCTGGACCTCGTCGTCAACGTCGACCCGCCGAGCGACCACAAGGACTACCTGCACCGCGGCGGCCGCACCGCCCGCGCCGGGGAGTCCGGCAGCGTCGTCACGCTCGTCCTGCCCAACCAGCGCCGCGAGATGAGCCGGCTGATGGCAGACGCCGGGATCACCCCGCAGATCGCCCAGGTCCGCTCCGGCGAGGCCGAGCTGAGCCGGATCACCGGTGCGCAGGCGCCCTCGGGCGTCCCGGTCGTCATCACCGCCCCGCCCAAGGAGCGCGGCAGCCGCGGTGGCGGTGCGTTCATGGGCCGGGGCACCAAGCGCGGCGGCGGGGCTCCGGCCCGGAGCCGTCGCCCGGACCTGCCGACGCGCGAGGCCCGTGCGGCCGCCGCGCAGCGCCGGAGCAACCGCGCCGCGTGA
- a CDS encoding acyltransferase family protein: MPSPVVWKLPRPTAAASPGTGAPAADGRDHFFDNAKYLAIVLVAIGHAWEPLPPGRLVEAAYTFVYTFHMPVFILIAGYLSRNFELRPDRVWKLVTSLLVPYLVFEVLYTLFHRALRDPDFSLSLLSPYWLLWFLPALFFWRLSTPIWQAVRFPVLVSLGIAALATVSPAADGSLPVQRTLQFLPFYVLGLRLGPQHFALVRRTWVRVVSVPVFAIGMLVAYWLVPRTSTSWFFRKNSAQEMDTAQWTGPAATLLLFAAAIVLGACFLSWVPRGRTWMTALGTCTLYGYLLHGFVVRGLFYGGFYDRQVFDTTTGTVAVTVGAAVMVTLLCTPPVRRLLRPLLEPRMTWARQRTPARPAKD; this comes from the coding sequence ATGCCTTCCCCCGTCGTCTGGAAGCTGCCGCGCCCCACCGCCGCCGCCTCGCCCGGGACCGGCGCGCCCGCCGCCGATGGCCGGGACCATTTCTTCGACAACGCGAAGTACCTGGCGATCGTGCTGGTGGCGATCGGGCACGCCTGGGAGCCGCTGCCACCCGGCCGTCTAGTGGAGGCGGCGTACACCTTCGTCTACACCTTCCACATGCCGGTGTTCATCCTGATCGCGGGCTACCTCTCACGGAACTTCGAGCTGCGGCCGGACCGGGTGTGGAAGCTGGTCACCAGCCTGCTGGTGCCCTACCTCGTGTTCGAGGTGCTGTACACGCTCTTCCACCGGGCGTTGCGCGACCCGGATTTCTCCCTGTCGCTGCTCTCGCCGTACTGGCTGCTGTGGTTCCTGCCCGCCCTGTTCTTCTGGCGGCTGTCCACGCCGATCTGGCAGGCCGTACGCTTCCCGGTGCTGGTCTCCCTCGGCATCGCCGCCCTGGCGACGGTGTCACCGGCCGCCGACGGGTCCCTGCCGGTCCAGCGCACCTTGCAGTTCCTGCCGTTCTACGTGCTGGGCCTGCGGCTGGGCCCGCAGCACTTCGCGCTCGTCCGCCGCACCTGGGTGCGCGTGGTCTCGGTGCCCGTGTTCGCCATCGGGATGCTGGTGGCGTACTGGCTGGTGCCCCGGACCTCCACCTCGTGGTTCTTCCGCAAGAACAGCGCCCAGGAGATGGACACCGCCCAGTGGACGGGCCCTGCGGCCACGCTCCTGCTGTTCGCGGCCGCCATCGTGCTGGGCGCCTGCTTCCTGTCCTGGGTGCCCCGGGGCCGCACCTGGATGACCGCGCTGGGCACCTGCACGCTGTACGGGTACCTGCTGCACGGCTTCGTCGTCCGCGGACTGTTCTACGGGGGCTTCTACGACCGGCAGGTCTTCGACACCACCACGGGCACGGTCGCCGTCACCGTGGGCGCGGCCGTCATGGTGACCCTGTTGTGCACTCCCCCCGTACGGCGCCTCCTGCGCCCGCTGCTGGAGCCCCGCATGACCTGGGCCAGACAGCGCACCCCCGCCCGGCCGGCCAAGGACTGA
- a CDS encoding flotillin family protein: MSPVVIAVIGIVVLLVLLGLVVITRYKVAGPSEAFIITGRRGKKSTDPVTGRISVDNSGQKVVVGGGVFVVPFVQQKFTLDLSSRHIPISVRGAVTLRGVKSNLEGVAIVKVGGSEDAIRAAAQRFLQQQDGIVGFTQEVLSGALRAIVGRMSVEDIIRDRAAFAGQVAEEAEASLSGQGLILDAFQIQDITTEGSYLEDLGRPEAARAKQEADIAEAIAKRASEQARLKAAEEIAIAERTYYLKQAEIKAETEAAAAKANAAGPLAEAARQQEVLQEQEKVAERQAALTDRELDTKVRKPADAARYQAEQEAEARRIAQVKEAEADAERSRLTGQGEKLHRSALADAVRIEGEAEAAAIAAKGSAEAEAMQKKADAFAQYGDAAVLQMLVEVLPDVVAKASEPLSAIDKMTVISTDGASQLARTVTDNVAQGVELLNSTTGVDLGALLENLKARTISGTQSQSPEEPAEDSSSQKNGEIEIKG; encoded by the coding sequence ATGAGTCCAGTCGTCATCGCCGTCATCGGCATCGTCGTACTCCTGGTCCTGCTGGGCCTGGTCGTCATCACGCGCTACAAGGTCGCCGGGCCCAGCGAGGCGTTCATCATCACCGGCCGCCGGGGCAAGAAGTCGACGGACCCGGTCACCGGACGCATCAGCGTCGACAACAGCGGCCAGAAGGTCGTCGTCGGCGGCGGCGTCTTCGTCGTGCCGTTCGTCCAGCAGAAGTTCACCCTGGACCTCTCCAGCCGCCACATCCCGATCTCCGTGCGCGGCGCGGTGACGCTGCGCGGCGTCAAGTCGAACCTCGAAGGCGTCGCGATCGTCAAGGTCGGCGGCAGCGAGGACGCGATCCGCGCGGCCGCCCAGCGCTTCCTCCAGCAGCAGGACGGCATCGTCGGCTTCACCCAGGAAGTGCTCTCGGGCGCGCTGCGCGCCATCGTCGGCCGGATGTCGGTCGAGGACATCATCCGGGACCGGGCCGCGTTCGCCGGGCAGGTCGCGGAGGAGGCCGAGGCCAGCCTCTCCGGCCAGGGCCTGATCCTGGACGCCTTCCAGATCCAGGACATCACCACCGAGGGCTCCTACCTTGAGGACCTCGGCCGCCCGGAGGCCGCCCGCGCCAAGCAGGAGGCCGACATCGCCGAGGCCATCGCGAAGCGGGCCTCGGAGCAGGCCCGGCTGAAGGCGGCCGAGGAAATCGCCATCGCCGAGCGGACGTACTACCTGAAGCAGGCCGAGATCAAGGCCGAGACCGAAGCCGCGGCCGCCAAGGCCAACGCCGCCGGTCCGCTCGCCGAGGCCGCCCGCCAGCAGGAAGTCCTCCAGGAGCAGGAGAAGGTCGCCGAGCGCCAGGCGGCGCTGACCGACCGCGAGCTCGACACGAAGGTCCGCAAGCCCGCCGACGCCGCCCGCTACCAGGCCGAGCAGGAGGCGGAGGCCCGCCGCATCGCCCAGGTCAAGGAGGCCGAGGCCGACGCGGAGCGCTCCCGCCTGACCGGTCAGGGTGAGAAGCTGCACCGTTCGGCCCTGGCCGACGCGGTCCGCATCGAGGGTGAGGCGGAGGCCGCGGCCATCGCCGCCAAGGGTTCCGCCGAGGCCGAGGCCATGCAGAAGAAGGCCGACGCGTTCGCCCAGTACGGCGACGCGGCCGTCCTCCAGATGCTGGTCGAGGTCCTCCCGGACGTCGTCGCGAAGGCCTCCGAGCCGCTGAGCGCCATCGACAAGATGACGGTCATCTCCACGGACGGCGCAAGCCAGCTGGCCCGCACGGTCACGGACAACGTCGCCCAGGGCGTGGAACTGCTCAACTCGACAACGGGCGTGGACCTCGGGGCTCTCCTGGAGAACCTGAAGGCCCGCACGATCTCGGGTACGCAGAGCCAGAGCCCGGAGGAGCCCGCCGAGGACTCCTCCTCGCAGAAGAACGGCGAGATCGAGATCAAGGGCTGA
- a CDS encoding uroporphyrinogen-III synthase, with translation MSLRKLRKECEAGLADLPIPVPFSLDGLVANMEQASGRTIRLHEMPDRLARANAACGLRLKAGGTSLVLYRRRPTAYQTQHVILHELCHEWFDHGTTLDAEQLRALLPVFDTSLIARMISPAAAEAFASGGGTVQARAQYDTHDERMAEFGASLIPRMARGLTTDDMVGRLDNSLSRPVAHRRRGFFGRRRPDDA, from the coding sequence ATGTCCCTGCGGAAGCTGCGGAAAGAGTGCGAGGCCGGGCTCGCCGACCTGCCCATCCCGGTTCCCTTCTCGCTGGACGGGCTCGTCGCGAACATGGAGCAGGCGAGCGGGCGCACCATCCGGCTGCACGAGATGCCCGACCGCCTCGCCCGCGCCAACGCCGCCTGCGGACTGCGCCTGAAGGCGGGCGGCACCAGCCTCGTCCTCTACCGCCGCAGGCCGACGGCGTACCAGACCCAGCACGTCATCCTGCACGAGCTGTGCCACGAGTGGTTCGACCACGGCACGACGCTGGACGCCGAGCAACTGCGGGCGCTCCTCCCGGTCTTCGACACCTCACTGATCGCCCGGATGATCTCTCCCGCCGCCGCCGAGGCCTTCGCCTCCGGCGGCGGGACCGTCCAGGCCCGTGCGCAGTACGACACCCACGACGAACGCATGGCCGAATTCGGCGCCTCACTGATCCCCCGGATGGCGCGGGGCCTCACCACCGATGACATGGTGGGGCGGCTGGACAACTCCCTGTCCCGCCCGGTGGCCCACCGGCGGCGCGGGTTCTTCGGCCGAAGACGACCCGACGACGCCTGA
- a CDS encoding MAB_1171c family putative transporter, giving the protein MTPLDLAGYLIAGLMTAVALWRMPAALWGDEEDRRRRALWGCYAGFAIALWTKTEAVRIGLNNSAVTDLAVLIKHYTATVAILAILSYIVAIYGSYPEEGAVPRHVRFARLVQRLAAKASVATLILLTVLFFTVVDRSEPSDRFVSDHAGEWGATLYMSVFYLYLGAASAVCAFQWALATADARRRHLRIGLGMMTFAMFIGVGYTVSRTLFLWISVVNEPSEAFALRFDQITEAAQLVLFAFFALGASIPAFAAGARRARLWRAQVKLHALWYELMAAFPDQPFDPPASLPRELTRFNVPADLRVDRWAADIADAVEKLRHYVPDGLLAAAEEAAATGPRKGEGLADAYWIKAALLAKASGAPAGAAATVATQHAADQDGEVARLVRVAAAYRTVGEERARAVLRAATADTSRTTEKTA; this is encoded by the coding sequence GTGACCCCCCTCGATCTCGCCGGCTACCTGATAGCAGGCCTGATGACGGCCGTTGCCCTGTGGCGCATGCCCGCCGCCCTGTGGGGCGACGAGGAGGACCGCAGACGAAGAGCCCTGTGGGGCTGCTACGCCGGATTCGCCATCGCCCTGTGGACGAAGACCGAGGCGGTGCGCATCGGCCTCAACAACAGCGCCGTCACCGACCTCGCCGTCCTCATCAAGCACTACACCGCCACGGTGGCGATTCTGGCCATCCTCAGCTACATCGTGGCCATCTACGGCAGCTATCCCGAAGAGGGCGCCGTCCCCCGCCACGTACGGTTCGCCCGGCTCGTACAGCGGCTCGCGGCCAAGGCGTCCGTCGCCACGCTGATCCTGCTGACCGTCCTCTTCTTCACCGTGGTCGACCGCTCCGAGCCCTCGGACCGCTTCGTCTCCGACCACGCCGGGGAGTGGGGCGCCACGCTCTACATGAGCGTCTTCTACCTCTACCTCGGGGCCGCGTCCGCCGTCTGCGCCTTCCAGTGGGCACTGGCCACCGCCGACGCCCGGCGGCGCCATCTGCGTATCGGGCTCGGGATGATGACGTTCGCGATGTTCATCGGCGTCGGCTACACCGTCAGCCGCACGCTGTTCCTGTGGATCAGCGTGGTGAACGAGCCGAGCGAGGCGTTCGCGCTGCGCTTCGACCAGATCACCGAGGCGGCGCAGCTGGTGCTGTTCGCCTTCTTCGCCCTCGGCGCCTCCATCCCCGCGTTCGCGGCCGGTGCGCGGCGGGCGAGGCTGTGGCGGGCCCAGGTGAAACTGCACGCCCTCTGGTACGAGTTGATGGCCGCCTTCCCCGACCAGCCCTTCGACCCGCCGGCATCCCTGCCCCGGGAGCTGACCCGGTTCAACGTTCCGGCGGACCTGCGGGTCGACCGCTGGGCCGCCGACATCGCGGACGCGGTGGAGAAGCTGCGCCACTACGTCCCCGACGGGCTGCTCGCCGCCGCCGAGGAGGCCGCCGCCACCGGCCCCCGAAAGGGGGAGGGTCTCGCCGACGCGTACTGGATCAAGGCCGCCCTCCTCGCGAAGGCCTCCGGCGCACCCGCCGGGGCGGCCGCGACGGTCGCCACCCAGCACGCCGCCGACCAGGACGGCGAGGTGGCCCGGCTGGTGCGGGTCGCCGCCGCGTACCGCACGGTCGGCGAGGAGCGCGCCCGCGCGGTCCTCAGGGCCGCGACGGCCGACACATCCCGTACGACGGAGAAGACCGCATGA
- a CDS encoding MerR family transcriptional regulator — MPPETPSHAADRLDDDDFPAYTMGRAAEMIGATPGFLRAVGEARLITPLRSEGGHRRYSRYQLRIAARARELVDAGTPIEAACRIVILEDQLEEALRLNEELRGRSAPAGGGPAGQR, encoded by the coding sequence TTGCCCCCGGAAACCCCCTCGCACGCCGCCGACCGTCTCGATGACGACGACTTCCCCGCCTACACGATGGGGCGAGCCGCGGAGATGATCGGTGCGACGCCGGGGTTCCTCCGGGCGGTCGGCGAGGCCCGGCTGATCACCCCGCTGCGGTCCGAGGGCGGCCACCGCCGTTACTCCCGCTACCAGTTGCGCATCGCCGCCCGCGCCCGTGAGCTCGTCGACGCCGGTACGCCCATCGAGGCCGCCTGCCGCATCGTCATCCTGGAGGACCAGCTCGAAGAGGCGCTGCGCCTCAACGAGGAGCTGCGCGGCCGGTCCGCCCCGGCCGGCGGCGGTCCGGCGGGGCAGCGCTGA
- a CDS encoding cold-shock protein, which translates to MATGTVKWFNAEKGFGFIEQDGGGADVFAHYSNIAASGFRELQEGQKVNFDVTQGQKGPQAENITPA; encoded by the coding sequence ATGGCTACTGGCACCGTGAAGTGGTTCAACGCGGAAAAGGGCTTCGGCTTCATCGAGCAGGACGGCGGCGGCGCCGACGTCTTCGCCCACTACAGCAACATCGCCGCCAGCGGCTTCCGTGAGCTGCAGGAGGGCCAGAAGGTGAACTTCGACGTCACGCAGGGCCAGAAGGGCCCGCAGGCCGAGAACATCACCCCCGCCTGA
- a CDS encoding alpha/beta hydrolase — MAQRPPSAAVLVLHGGRESGTGPPPPGPLNLPGLRMRPFVRAIGRADRGSADDVLVRQVRYAHRGWNGPRADPLHDALAALDALGEEAGHVPVVLLGHSMGARAALCAAGHPLVRGVVGLAPWCPPGDPVSQLAGRDVVLVHSSRDRMTSPQASQSLTARARRAGARTCMVTVRGGDHAMIRRAPAWHRLTTALVSGLLGSGSLPGPVRAALDLPPTAEATEGTLDLDRLRAAMEGAAPAKP; from the coding sequence GTGGCCCAACGACCGCCGTCGGCCGCGGTTCTCGTCCTGCACGGCGGGCGCGAGAGCGGTACGGGGCCCCCGCCGCCCGGCCCGCTGAACCTGCCCGGTCTGCGGATGCGGCCCTTCGTCCGCGCCATCGGCCGGGCCGACCGGGGGTCCGCCGACGACGTGCTCGTACGGCAGGTTCGGTACGCCCACCGGGGGTGGAACGGGCCCCGTGCCGACCCCCTCCACGACGCCCTGGCCGCCCTCGACGCCCTCGGCGAGGAGGCCGGGCACGTACCGGTGGTCCTCCTCGGCCACTCCATGGGCGCCCGCGCCGCCCTGTGCGCCGCCGGGCACCCCCTCGTGCGGGGCGTCGTCGGGCTCGCGCCCTGGTGTCCGCCGGGGGACCCGGTGAGTCAGCTCGCGGGGCGCGACGTCGTCCTCGTCCACAGCAGCCGGGACCGGATGACCAGCCCCCAGGCCTCCCAGTCCCTCACCGCGCGGGCCCGTCGCGCCGGTGCCCGGACGTGCATGGTCACCGTTCGAGGCGGCGACCACGCCATGATCCGGCGCGCCCCGGCCTGGCACCGCCTCACCACCGCGCTGGTTTCCGGACTGCTGGGGTCCGGCAGTCTGCCGGGGCCGGTCCGGGCGGCCCTCGACCTGCCGCCCACCGCCGAAGCCACCGAGGGCACCCTCGACCTCGACCGGCTGCGCGCCGCGATGGAGGGGGCCGCTCCGGCCAAGCCCTGA
- a CDS encoding ParB/Srx family N-terminal domain-containing protein: protein MNGSGTGLPRRGALLLAGALAAGAVVTGAGTGTAAVGADAEQACAGSAGSAAYRCARPGDLVGVTLGELHPTQAVLGFDQVFYKLGRYGSDRDEAAGDFNKRFDDWCETNGQGEAASVRDGARLDDPASFSCTVPIGQETPETIAPMKTAVVGPGGKLYLTDGHHTLTSFLEGPGGSTRLPVRLRVTDNFSSLSTAAFWQRMTAEKKVWLRDENNRPLAVEQLPDRLGISGFRDDRYRSLVYFTRGIGYEVPDGATEFLEFSWGSWLRGEHDVSAYDLTEPGPYLDLVKAASKSMAALEADAVVDDGRTAAQLGRIAEWNGGKKETGGAFAKLARPIDAPKPGKLAGSLDFKARILPAPACTTTLTGPRNGPLTVASGVTCLERAAQRGPVTVRPGAALVVTGSTLEGPLQADGAAAVHLCGSRVTGPVSVSRASGPVRLGGPGCTANTVTGVVHLTGNTGGVQLAANTVTGPLACSANRPAPDTAGRPNDVRGPRIGQCAGV, encoded by the coding sequence ATGAACGGATCGGGTACGGGGCTGCCTCGGCGCGGGGCCCTGCTGCTGGCCGGGGCGCTGGCCGCGGGCGCGGTCGTCACCGGTGCGGGAACGGGAACGGCCGCCGTCGGAGCGGATGCCGAGCAGGCGTGCGCCGGGAGCGCGGGCTCCGCGGCGTACCGCTGTGCGCGGCCGGGGGACCTGGTCGGCGTCACCCTGGGGGAGCTGCACCCGACCCAGGCCGTACTCGGCTTCGACCAGGTCTTCTACAAGCTCGGCCGCTACGGCAGCGACCGCGACGAGGCGGCGGGCGACTTCAACAAGCGCTTCGACGACTGGTGCGAGACCAACGGCCAGGGCGAGGCCGCCTCGGTGCGTGACGGGGCCCGGCTGGACGATCCGGCGAGCTTCTCCTGCACCGTACCGATCGGGCAGGAGACCCCGGAGACCATCGCCCCGATGAAGACGGCCGTCGTCGGGCCGGGCGGGAAGCTCTACCTCACCGACGGGCACCACACGCTGACGTCCTTCCTGGAGGGCCCCGGCGGCTCCACCCGGCTGCCGGTCCGGCTCCGCGTCACCGACAACTTCAGCTCCCTGTCGACCGCCGCGTTCTGGCAGCGGATGACCGCCGAGAAGAAGGTGTGGCTGCGCGACGAGAACAACCGGCCGCTGGCCGTGGAGCAGCTGCCGGACCGCCTGGGCATCAGCGGCTTCCGCGACGACCGCTACCGCAGCCTCGTCTACTTCACGCGTGGCATCGGCTACGAAGTCCCCGACGGGGCGACCGAGTTCCTGGAGTTCTCGTGGGGCTCCTGGCTGCGCGGCGAGCACGACGTGTCCGCGTACGACCTGACGGAACCCGGCCCCTACCTCGATCTCGTCAAGGCGGCCTCGAAGTCGATGGCCGCGCTGGAGGCCGACGCGGTGGTCGACGACGGGAGGACCGCCGCCCAGCTGGGCCGGATCGCGGAGTGGAACGGCGGCAAGAAGGAGACCGGCGGTGCGTTCGCCAAGCTGGCCAGGCCGATCGACGCTCCCAAGCCGGGCAAGCTGGCCGGGTCCCTCGACTTCAAGGCCCGCATCCTGCCCGCCCCCGCCTGTACGACGACGCTCACCGGGCCCCGCAACGGGCCGCTGACCGTGGCGAGCGGCGTCACCTGCCTGGAGCGCGCCGCCCAGCGCGGGCCGGTCACCGTCCGCCCGGGCGCCGCCCTCGTGGTCACCGGCTCCACGCTGGAGGGCCCGCTCCAGGCCGACGGCGCGGCAGCCGTCCACCTCTGCGGATCGCGGGTCACCGGCCCTGTCTCCGTCAGCCGCGCCTCCGGTCCCGTACGGCTGGGCGGGCCGGGCTGCACCGCCAACACCGTCACCGGGGTCGTCCACCTCACCGGCAACACCGGTGGCGTACAGCTCGCCGCCAACACCGTCACCGGGCCGCTCGCCTGCTCCGCCAACCGGCCCGCCCCGGACACCGCCGGCCGGCCCAACGACGTGCGCGGGCCCCGGATTGGGCAGTGCGCCGGGGTCTGA
- a CDS encoding peroxiredoxin, which yields MAAGPQLGSEAPDFTLPGGVLRSAPESAGSTFERTDHRLSAARGRAVVLAFYPGDNTTVCTKQLCAYSSGMEAFKGLDAEVWGISPQGVDSHESFARAHGLRMPLLADEGREVARSYGVTAPGIGVRRAVFLIGPDGVLRWKHVALLGATFQSLSTLTDRLSGIKSA from the coding sequence ATGGCAGCAGGACCTCAACTGGGCAGCGAGGCACCGGACTTCACACTCCCGGGCGGAGTCCTGCGGTCGGCTCCGGAATCCGCGGGGAGCACCTTCGAACGCACCGACCACCGACTCTCCGCCGCCCGCGGCCGGGCGGTGGTGCTGGCGTTCTACCCGGGGGACAACACCACAGTGTGCACGAAGCAGCTGTGCGCGTACTCGTCGGGAATGGAGGCCTTCAAGGGGCTCGACGCCGAGGTCTGGGGCATCAGTCCACAGGGTGTGGACAGCCATGAGTCCTTCGCCCGCGCCCACGGACTGCGCATGCCGCTGCTGGCCGACGAGGGCCGGGAGGTCGCCAGGTCGTACGGGGTCACCGCGCCGGGCATCGGGGTGCGGCGGGCGGTCTTCCTCATCGGCCCGGACGGCGTTCTACGCTGGAAGCACGTGGCGCTGCTCGGAGCGACCTTCCAGTCACTCTCCACGCTCACCGACCGTTTGTCCGGCATCAAAAGCGCATAA
- a CDS encoding phosphatase PAP2 family protein yields the protein MTGSTTEDTGSTTEDNRAADAGGPTTSVARTVTDVLQPRNVLLAGMLGIGLAAADGEWTGLLWGFLGALCAGLIPAGYIEWERGRGTWGDRHVVDRTKRAPIFFVILGSIGAGSVVMVLGNAPSGILVAMLALWVMTIGLLAVNTVWKISVDSAVASGAVALLAVVHSPWWLLAYVLTTAVCWSRVALGYHTVAQTVAGAGLGAATTVAYVFV from the coding sequence ATGACCGGCAGCACCACCGAGGACACCGGCAGCACCACCGAAGACAACCGGGCCGCAGACGCGGGAGGGCCGACGACCTCCGTGGCGCGCACCGTCACCGACGTCCTCCAGCCCCGCAACGTCCTGCTGGCGGGCATGCTCGGCATCGGTCTGGCGGCGGCGGACGGTGAATGGACCGGGTTGCTCTGGGGCTTCCTCGGGGCGCTCTGCGCCGGGCTGATCCCGGCGGGGTACATCGAGTGGGAGCGCGGACGCGGCACCTGGGGCGACCGCCATGTCGTGGACCGTACGAAACGGGCGCCGATCTTCTTCGTGATCCTGGGCTCGATCGGCGCAGGTTCGGTGGTCATGGTGCTGGGGAACGCGCCCAGCGGAATCCTCGTCGCGATGCTGGCGCTGTGGGTGATGACGATCGGTCTGCTGGCCGTCAACACGGTGTGGAAGATCTCGGTCGACTCGGCCGTCGCCTCGGGGGCCGTCGCCCTCCTGGCCGTGGTCCACTCCCCCTGGTGGCTCCTGGCCTACGTGCTGACGACGGCGGTCTGCTGGTCGCGGGTGGCTCTCGGCTACCACACCGTCGCCCAGACCGTGGCGGGTGCGGGCCTGGGCGCGGCGACGACAGTGGCGTACGTGTTCGTCTGA